The sequence CCAGCAAAGTCACGCCAAGTTCCTCCTCGAGGTCCTTGACCTGCTTGCTCAAGGCGGGGCGCGTCACATTCAAGCGCTCCGCTGCACGCCGGAAGTTCAGTTCCTCCGCCACGGTGACGAAATAACGCAGGTGCCTCAGTTCCATCCGCGGCACTGGTAACCTGAAGTTTCCACCATGGAAACAACAAAGTCATTCCGAACGAGCGTTTGAGAGGTTACATAGTCTCCTGTCCGCGAGGTGTCTTCATGCCTCCGGAACGTTTCCGACCTACCCTGCTTATGAGACCGTCCTTTTATCTGATGTTGCCCCTCATCGCTGCCGGTCTCGGTAGCTGTGAGAAAAAAGTGGCCCCGCCCATGCAGATGCCACCCGCCGCGGTCTCGTTCGTCCCCGTCGCCTCGGAGAAGGTCGAGCTCACCCGTGACCTCCCCGGCCGTGTCGATGCCGTCCGCGTCGCCGAGGTCCGCGCCCGTGTCGCGGGCATCATGCTCCAGCGCACCTTCGATGAAGGCGCGAACGTGAAGGCCGGCCAGACCCTCTTCAAGATCGATCCCGCCCCGCTTGAAGCCGCGAAGGCCAGCGCCACCGCGTCCCTCGCCAAGGCGAATGCCAACCTCAAGCAGGCCCAGACGACCGCCAACCGCTACGCCGAACTGGTGAACGTGAAGGCCATCAGCCGCCAGGATTACGACGTCGCCCAGGCGGCGGTGCAGACGGCGCAGGCGGAGGTTCAGACCGCCGATGCCGCGATCAAGACCGCCGACCTCAACCTCGGCTACGCCACCGTGACCGCGCCGATCGATGGCCGCATTGGCAAGGCGCTCGTCACCGAGGGCGCGCTCGTCGGCCAGACCGATGCCACCAAGATGGCGGTGATCCAGCAGCTCGATCCGATCTACGTCGACTTCACCCAGTCCAGCACCGACCTGCTCGCGCTCCGCCGCGCGCTGAAGGAAGGCAAGCTCGACAAGGACGGAGCCTCGCCGGTGAAACTGTTGCTCGAAGACGGCACCGAGTATCCGCAGGCTGGCAAGCTGCTGTTCTCGGAAGTGTCCGTGGACGAAACCACCGGGATGGTCAGCCTCCGCGCCCAGTTCCCGAACCCCGAGCACACATTGCTGCCGGGCATGTTCGCCCGAGTCCGCCTGACCCAGGCCTTGAAGGACAATTCGATCACCGTGCCGCAGCAGGCCGTGACCCGCGGCCAGGGCGGTGCAGGCAGCGTGCTCGTCATCGATGACTCGAACCACGTCCAGGTCCGCATGATTCGCACCGATGCAGCGGTGGGCAACAAGTGGGTGGTCACCGAAGGTCTCAAGGCCGGCGAGCGGGTGGTCATGGAAGGCCACCTCAAGGCCCGCCCCGGAGCCGAGGTCAAGCCGGAGCCGTTCGTTCCCAAGACGGCCTCCAGCGACAACGGCAAGAAGGCCTCGGACAAGGGCTGAGCGCAGCCCCCAGTTCCGGTCTAACGGTACCGCGTCTTCCGAGCCGCGTTTAGGACTTCTTTATTCATTTGGATTCAGTCATTAGTCATTACTTTTTATGGCCCGTTTCTTCATCGACCGCCCCGTGTTCGCCTGGGTGGTCTCACTCCTGATCTGCCTCCTCGGGGTGCTCGCGATCACCGGCCTGCCGGTGGCCCAGTATCCGAACGTGGCGCCACCCGCCATCTCCGTGAAGGCGGTCTATTCCGGTGCTTCCTCGGAGACCCTCACCGACACGGTGACCTCGGTGATCGAGCAGCAGCTCAACGGCATCGACAACCTCCTCTACATGTCCTCCACGGCGGACGCCTCGGGGGTGACGATCATCACGCTCTACTTCAAGCCCGGCACCAACGCGGACACCGCGCAGGTGCAGGTGCAGAACAAGGTGCAGCTCGCCACGCCCAGCCTGCCGCAGGTGGTGCAGCAGACGGGGATCACGGTGGCGAAGGCGACCCGCAACTTCATGATGTTCTTCACGCTCTCGTCCGAGGACGGCAGCATGGATGAAATCGCGCTGGGCAATTACCTCGCCGCCAACGTGCTCGACCCGATCCGGCGCGTGGAAGGGGTGGGGGAGGTAAGCCAGTTCGGCACCCAGTATGCGATGCGCGTCTGGTTGAACCCGGACAAGCTGATGAGCTACAATCTCACGCCTGCCGATATTTCCGCGGCCATTCAGGCCCAGAACACGCAGGTGCCCATCGGCCAGATCGGCATGCTGCCGTCCGTCGACCAGCAGCAGCTCAACATCATCATGCAGGGCCGCGCCACGCTGCGCGACGTGCAGGAGTTCAACGGCATCGCCCTGCGCGTGAACACGGATGGCTCCCGCGTCTATCTCCGCGATGTCGCC comes from Luteolibacter sp. LG18 and encodes:
- a CDS encoding efflux RND transporter periplasmic adaptor subunit; protein product: MLPLIAAGLGSCEKKVAPPMQMPPAAVSFVPVASEKVELTRDLPGRVDAVRVAEVRARVAGIMLQRTFDEGANVKAGQTLFKIDPAPLEAAKASATASLAKANANLKQAQTTANRYAELVNVKAISRQDYDVAQAAVQTAQAEVQTADAAIKTADLNLGYATVTAPIDGRIGKALVTEGALVGQTDATKMAVIQQLDPIYVDFTQSSTDLLALRRALKEGKLDKDGASPVKLLLEDGTEYPQAGKLLFSEVSVDETTGMVSLRAQFPNPEHTLLPGMFARVRLTQALKDNSITVPQQAVTRGQGGAGSVLVIDDSNHVQVRMIRTDAAVGNKWVVTEGLKAGERVVMEGHLKARPGAEVKPEPFVPKTASSDNGKKASDKG